Genomic window (Terriglobia bacterium):
CGTGGGAGGTAATCAGCAATCGTAGGGTCACGCACCAGAATGGCGGAGCGCTCAAGCGCTGCCGACATTTGTTTTCCTAGCTGCGCCTCTTGCCCGGTTGAATACCAGTTGGGTTTCCTGGCGATGTTTCGGTGTCCAATAGCGTCGATGTTCTTGTCCGATCGAGATCGCTTGGGATTGTCTGCGGACAGCGAAGCTGTGAACGCCAGCACCCAAAGCATCACAAGGGTGCAGGTTCTCACCGCGAAAGCGGGCACCTTCATCGTCGAGCCTCTGTTCAGAACTTTACTCCGACCGAGCGCCACGTTCCATAACTGATGTAACCGGCGGCTTTTTCCGTTCCGCACTTCATCCACTACAATGTGGGCGATGATGCGCGTCGCCAGCCGCACCAAGACGATCGTATTCTTCATCACCCTGGGCGCCTGCCTGATTGGCGTCGCCATCGCGCTCAACGTCAGTTGGATCGTCCTGAAGTGGCGCGAGGTCGGCGCCCTCGTCCTGGGTGTCATCTTCTTCGCTTTCATCATCGCCGGCGTTGTCCTGAACACCGTGTTCCTGGTCCGCGAGATTCGGCGCAACGAGCAACAGAACAGTTTCCTGAACGCCGTGACCCACGAGTTGAAGACTCCGGTCACCTCCATCCGCCTGTACCTGCAGACCCTGCAACGGCGAGAGTTGGGCGACCATGAACGCCGCGATTTTTACCGCATCATGCTGGAGGATACCGACCGCCTCCTGGGCACGGTCGAGCAGGTGCTCAAGGCCGGGGAGGCGCGGCAAGGCGCCGGCCAGAGCCATCGCGAAGCCATGGATCTCTGTGGCGTCGTCAGGGACTCGGTCGAAGTCGCCCACCTGCGCCATCAACTCCCGCCCGGTGCGCTGCGACTGGGCAACGTGCCCGCCGGCAGCATCGAGGTGATTGCCAATCGCGAGGAACTGCGCACCGTGCTGGCCAATCTACTGGATAACGCGGTGAAGTACACGGGCGCGGAAAAGGATATCGTCGTGGATGTGCTGACGCCTGACATCGACACCGCGTTGCTGCGCGTGCGCGACAACGGCGTCGGCATTCCACGAGACGAGCTGAAG
Coding sequences:
- a CDS encoding HAMP domain-containing histidine kinase; translated protein: MRVASRTKTIVFFITLGACLIGVAIALNVSWIVLKWREVGALVLGVIFFAFIIAGVVLNTVFLVREIRRNEQQNSFLNAVTHELKTPVTSIRLYLQTLQRRELGDHERRDFYRIMLEDTDRLLGTVEQVLKAGEARQGAGQSHREAMDLCGVVRDSVEVAHLRHQLPPGALRLGNVPAGSIEVIANREELRTVLANLLDNAVKYTGAEKDIVVDVLTPDIDTALLRVRDNGVGIPRDELKRIFKRFYRIPMQVTSAIRGTGLGLFIVRSIVRRHGGEVMAESAGEGRGSTFSIRFPRVYRT